From one Dermatophagoides farinae isolate YC_2012a unplaced genomic scaffold, ASM2471394v1 contig3, whole genome shotgun sequence genomic stretch:
- the LOC142598003 gene encoding SWI/SNF-related matrix-associated actin-dependent regulator of chromatin subfamily A member 1-like: MYNKAYKASKGKLLKEGTVLKDYQKLGVGWLLQSFFYRAGAVLADEMGLGKTIQCLTFLSALKFSGITGPHLIVVPLSTVGNWAREVRRFVPHLKLVKLCGSKFERDHIMNDPVASQGLHDLYITTYETAVTEESFFCDNFDWQCLILDEAHRIKNESGRIRHSLDRVCATMRVLLTGTPLQNNINELITLLNFLFPDVLKDSDQFEKMFLKDYFGSIKDLNTNNNVDNFIDNKVVESVSHLLKQMMLRRTKDLVVKLPRKIEHEIWLPLSNTGANWYAKLLEIGEAAFQTNSVRKILGAVIKMRICTCHPRCLVSSKQQLSKLKEIFHVSNEEAELVEKALQLQQIQGDEHIQASSKLIVLDKLLMQLHIQNHKVLIFTQFQLFAT; encoded by the exons ATGTACAATAAAGCCTACAAAGCTTCAAAGGGCAAACTTTTAAAAGAGGGTACTGTATTAAAGGATTACCAAAAGCTCGGTGTTGGATGGCTacttcaaagttttttttaccgCGCAGGAGCTGTATTAGCTGACGAAATGGGTCTCGGTAAAACTATACAATGTTTGACATTCCTTAGCgctttgaaattttcaggAATCACAGGGCCTCACTTGATAGTAGTACCCTTAAGCACTGTTGGCAACTGGGCCAGAGAAGTTCGCAGATTTGTGCCGCATTTAAAACTAGTTAAACTTTGTGGTAGTAAATTTGAAAGAGATCACATAATGAACGATCCGGTAGCCTCACAAGGGCTACACGACCTTTATATCACTACATATGAAACCGCTGTCACTGAAGAATCGTTTTTTTGCGATAACTTTGACTGGCAATGTCTTATTCTCGACGAAGCGCACCGAATCAAAAACGAAAGCGGACGAATTCGTCATTCCCTCGACCGGGTTTGTGCAACGATGCGGGTTCTTTTAACCGGTACGCCGTTACAAAATAAcattaatgaattaattaCTTTATTAAACTTTCTGTTTCCAGATGTACTGAAAGATAGTGATCAGTTtgagaaaatgtttttaaaaGACTATTTCGGCTCAATTAAAGATCTTAATACTAATAACAATGTAGATAACTTTATCGATAACAAAGTTGTAGAGAGTGTGTCTCACTTGctaaaacaaatgatgttGCGAAGAACAAAAGACTTGGTTGTCAAATTGCcgagaaaaattgaacacGAGATATGGCTTCCTCTGTCCAATACCGGTGCTAATTGGTACGCTAAATTGTTAGAAATAGGAGAAGCCGCATTCCAAACGAACTCAGTTAGAAAAATTCTGGGAGCCGtgataaaaatgagaatttGCACTTGTCACCCTCGATGTTTAGTTTCTTCCAAACAGCAACTAAGCAAACTGAAAGAAATATTCCATGTTTCCAATGAAGAAGCAGAACTTGTTGAGAAAGCAttacaactacaacaaatCCAAGGCGACGAACACATTCAAGCAAGTTCGAAATTAATTGTTCTTGACAAATTACTCATGCAACTACACATtcaaaa TCATAAAGTACTAATATTCACTCAGTTTCAACTG